In Nonomuraea sp. NBC_00507, the following are encoded in one genomic region:
- a CDS encoding SDR family NAD(P)-dependent oxidoreductase → MRRTLAVNVASAAELVRLTLPALRRSRGHVIFVNASPGMTGVPRWSAFVGSKAALRELADSLREEEAAHGIRVITVYPTATATDLLGEVRSAFGRPYDPQLCIRPKTLAAMIVWVLSAPADSYACELSVLPSPR, encoded by the coding sequence GTGCGGCGGACGCTGGCGGTGAACGTGGCCTCCGCCGCCGAGCTGGTGCGGCTGACGTTGCCCGCGTTGCGGCGGTCCAGGGGGCATGTGATCTTTGTCAACGCCTCGCCCGGGATGACCGGTGTGCCCCGCTGGTCGGCGTTCGTCGGCAGCAAGGCGGCGCTGCGGGAGTTGGCCGATTCTCTGCGTGAGGAGGAGGCCGCCCATGGGATACGTGTCATCACGGTCTATCCCACAGCGACGGCGACCGACCTGCTGGGGGAGGTCAGGAGCGCCTTCGGGCGCCCGTACGATCCCCAGCTCTGCATCCGGCCGAAGACGCTGGCGGCGATGATCGTCTGGGTGCTGAGCGCGCCGGCTGACTCCTACGCCTGCGAGTTGTCCGTCCTGCCGTCGCCGCGCTGA
- the sepX gene encoding divisome protein SepX/GlpR, with product MSSVLLYLAIVVMWLCVLIPMWLRKDKTNLAELAELEEYYTGEHQLPDLDNLEPSSMEGSDEDEGAPPPPSSSEAEKVDVRRFRLRRRAIIVARRRRLLFFTTLLVLASVVTAAVQMIPWWGVAPSVVIMLAYMGFLRVAVQVDSERRVRARQARAERLRRARERRQVVEEPPAEVIDLTSLHQDVLFDQYAEPPRRAVGD from the coding sequence GTGAGCAGCGTCCTCCTCTACCTCGCCATTGTCGTCATGTGGCTGTGCGTCCTCATCCCGATGTGGCTGCGCAAGGACAAGACGAACCTCGCCGAGCTGGCCGAGCTCGAGGAGTACTACACCGGCGAGCACCAGCTGCCCGACCTCGACAACCTGGAGCCCTCGTCCATGGAGGGCTCCGATGAGGACGAGGGCGCGCCGCCGCCGCCGTCGTCGTCGGAGGCCGAGAAGGTCGACGTCCGCCGGTTCCGGCTGCGGCGCCGCGCCATCATCGTCGCCCGCCGGCGCCGGCTGCTGTTCTTCACCACGCTGCTGGTGCTGGCCTCGGTCGTCACGGCCGCGGTCCAGATGATCCCGTGGTGGGGGGTCGCGCCGTCCGTGGTCATCATGCTGGCGTACATGGGGTTCCTACGGGTCGCCGTACAGGTGGACAGTGAACGCCGGGTACGGGCTCGCCAGGCGCGCGCTGAGCGACTGCGGCGGGCCCGCGAGCGCCGCCAGGTCGTCGAAGAGCCGCCGGCCGAGGTGATCGATCTTACGTCGCTGCACCAGGACGTCCTGTTCGACCAGTACGCCGAGCCGCCCAGGCGGGCGGTGGGGGACTGA
- a CDS encoding TolB family protein encodes MTDTSAPTSNRYPMWSPDGTKIAFASTRDGGDTFEIYTMNADGSGLTRLTNDPGDDVHPAWSPDGTKIAFASTRDGGNYKIFVMNADGSGPTRLTNPAPPLHDQHPTWSPDGTRIEFDRGTLNNDEDIWVMNADGTNQSQVTSPPSTPIPTGPRTAPRSPSRAAPTIPTTTSGTSS; translated from the coding sequence TTGACCGACACCTCCGCCCCCACGAGTAACCGCTATCCGATGTGGTCGCCCGACGGCACCAAGATTGCCTTCGCCAGCACCAGGGACGGCGGCGACACCTTCGAGATCTACACGATGAACGCCGACGGCTCGGGGCTGACACGGCTCACCAACGACCCGGGAGACGATGTCCATCCGGCCTGGTCGCCCGACGGCACCAAGATTGCCTTCGCGAGCACCAGGGACGGCGGCAATTACAAGATCTTTGTCATGAACGCCGACGGCTCGGGGCCGACCAGGCTCACCAACCCCGCTCCTCCGCTGCACGACCAACATCCCACCTGGTCGCCCGACGGCACCAGGATCGAGTTTGATCGAGGCACTCTCAACAACGATGAAGACATCTGGGTGATGAACGCCGACGGCACCAACCAGAGCCAGGTGACCAGCCCCCCTTCAACGCCGATCCCTACTGGTCCCCGGACGGCGCCAAGGTCACCCTCGAGAGCGGCGCCAACGATCCCAACAACAACTTCTGGAACATCTTCGTGA
- a CDS encoding TetR/AcrR family transcriptional regulator, with product MLVAAVALVDAEGIQALTMRRLAADLGVEAMSLYYHLPGKEALLDGLVESVIDQIDAAVSHLDATAIEGDWRTRLRQRFLAAREVMLRHPWAPGLIVSRPTIPVGVYAYYDGIVGTLVGTGFSYRIAHRALHAFGSLPFGFAQEIFTPASAGGSLEVDVAEAEFAAMAEALPHLTAMVANEIHDVADATLGWCDSQVEFEFTLDLLLDGLERLRGQA from the coding sequence GTGCTGGTGGCGGCGGTCGCCTTGGTGGATGCGGAGGGGATCCAGGCGCTGACGATGCGTCGCCTCGCCGCCGATCTCGGCGTCGAGGCCATGTCGCTGTACTATCACCTGCCCGGCAAGGAGGCCCTGCTCGACGGTCTCGTTGAGAGCGTGATCGATCAGATCGATGCCGCGGTAAGCCACCTCGACGCGACTGCGATTGAGGGAGACTGGCGTACACGGTTGCGGCAGCGGTTCCTGGCGGCGCGTGAAGTCATGCTGCGTCATCCGTGGGCGCCCGGGCTGATCGTCTCGCGCCCGACCATCCCGGTCGGCGTGTACGCGTACTATGACGGGATCGTGGGCACGTTGGTCGGCACCGGATTCTCCTACAGAATCGCGCACCGGGCACTGCACGCGTTCGGCAGCCTGCCTTTCGGGTTCGCGCAGGAGATCTTCACTCCCGCGTCGGCGGGGGGGAGCCTTGAGGTCGACGTCGCGGAGGCAGAGTTCGCCGCGATGGCCGAGGCCCTGCCTCACCTGACCGCGATGGTGGCAAACGAGATCCACGACGTCGCCGACGCCACGCTGGGTTGGTGCGACAGTCAGGTCGAGTTCGAGTTCACTCTCGACCTGCTCTTGGACGGGCTCGAACGCCTTCGCGGTCAGGCGTGA
- a CDS encoding MerR family transcriptional regulator: MLTIGQLAAHAGVTVRAVRHYHHVGLLAEPERDASGYRQYGAAAVVDLIRIKTLADAGVPLARIDELLHAGPEQFAAAITEIDRSLAEKMDQLREHRERISELAAGDRLFLPDDVVHLLDRERALGVAEGLVRLERDVWIMLVAQTPQAIPQWVAAKNAALDDPAFVQLYRAISHALDLPPTDPRLPELAEQIKAWHTRNIDRPGPTVDTPVDMMFSHVLQSSPTLRRLLAPSGADFASEW; the protein is encoded by the coding sequence GTGCTCACCATCGGCCAGCTCGCCGCGCATGCCGGCGTGACCGTACGCGCTGTGCGCCACTATCACCATGTCGGTCTGCTGGCCGAACCCGAGCGGGATGCCTCCGGTTACCGCCAGTACGGCGCCGCGGCGGTCGTGGACCTGATCCGGATCAAGACCCTGGCCGATGCCGGGGTCCCGCTCGCCCGCATCGACGAGCTTCTGCACGCAGGACCGGAGCAGTTCGCCGCGGCCATCACCGAGATCGACCGTTCGCTCGCCGAGAAGATGGACCAGTTGCGCGAGCACCGCGAGCGGATCTCCGAGCTCGCCGCCGGTGACCGGCTGTTTCTGCCGGACGACGTCGTGCATCTCCTCGATCGCGAACGCGCCCTGGGGGTCGCCGAGGGCCTGGTTCGCCTGGAACGCGACGTCTGGATCATGTTAGTGGCGCAGACGCCGCAGGCCATCCCCCAATGGGTCGCCGCGAAGAACGCCGCACTCGACGATCCAGCATTCGTCCAGCTCTACCGGGCCATCTCCCACGCACTGGACTTGCCCCCCACCGATCCGCGGCTGCCCGAACTCGCCGAACAGATCAAGGCCTGGCACACGCGCAACATCGATCGGCCCGGCCCCACCGTCGACACCCCGGTCGACATGATGTTCTCCCACGTTCTGCAGTCGTCACCGACGCTACGGCGGTTGCTGGCTCCCAGCGGCGCTGATTTTGCCAGCGAGTGGTAG
- a CDS encoding MogA/MoaB family molybdenum cofactor biosynthesis protein: MRALVITVSNRASAGIYADKSGPLLVELLRDDAGCEVVDGPLVVPDGDPVEAALRKGLADGYDVIVTTGGTGLTPMDLTPEITARVISREIPGIAEAIRMANRDKVPTSVLSRGLAGQAGNTLIVNLPGSSGGVRDGVAVLAPILRHAVDQIGGGDHPR; the protein is encoded by the coding sequence ATGCGGGCACTGGTGATCACCGTGTCGAACCGGGCGTCCGCCGGGATTTATGCCGATAAATCAGGACCGTTGCTGGTCGAGCTGCTCCGCGACGACGCCGGGTGCGAGGTCGTCGACGGCCCGCTGGTGGTGCCGGACGGTGACCCCGTCGAGGCGGCGCTGCGCAAGGGGCTGGCGGACGGCTACGACGTCATCGTGACCACCGGGGGGACCGGGCTGACGCCGATGGATCTGACGCCGGAGATCACCGCCCGGGTGATCTCCCGGGAGATTCCTGGCATCGCCGAGGCGATCAGGATGGCGAACCGCGACAAGGTCCCGACCTCCGTCCTGTCCCGTGGGCTGGCCGGTCAAGCAGGCAACACCTTGATCGTGAACCTGCCCGGATCGTCCGGTGGCGTACGCGATGGCGTGGCCGTACTCGCCCCGATCCTGCGGCACGCGGTCGACCAGATCGGGGGCGGCGATCACCCGCGCTGA
- a CDS encoding TolB family protein has translation MNPDGTGRVNLTNDTMTQNQHPAWSPDGAKILWDTNRGGGTFQIWVMNANGTGQRQLTNDPNSNSRDPDQQRLITPSLTISELPAEGFTQGRHRHRQRQVQQDRQHQAQQDRQHQAQRDRQHDRQHQGQSQSQKMSLA, from the coding sequence ATGAACCCCGACGGCACCGGCCGGGTCAACCTCACCAACGACACCATGACCCAAAACCAGCACCCCGCCTGGTCTCCTGACGGCGCCAAGATCCTCTGGGACACCAACCGCGGTGGCGGCACCTTCCAGATCTGGGTGATGAACGCCAACGGCACTGGCCAGAGGCAGTTGACCAACGACCCTAACTCCAACTCCCGCGATCCCGACCAACAGAGATTGATAACGCCCTCGCTGACGATCAGCGAGCTTCCTGCAGAGGGCTTCACCCAGGGTCGCCACCGCCACCGCCAGCGCCAAGTCCAGCAAGACCGCCAGCATCAAGCCCAGCAAGACCGCCAGCACCAAGCCCAGCGCGACCGCCAGCACGACCGCCAGCACCAAGGCCAGAGCCAGAGCCAGAAGATGAGCCTGGCTTGA
- a CDS encoding antibiotic biosynthesis monooxygenase family protein encodes MTPITPPYYAVIITQKLKDTGLEGYDEMAARMVELGTKWPGYLGRESVARADGHELTVIYYADAESIASWKADVEHLEAQRLGRERWYEYYDVRIAHVERAYSFRA; translated from the coding sequence ATGACGCCTATTACACCCCCCTACTATGCGGTAATCATCACTCAGAAGCTGAAGGACACGGGCCTAGAGGGATATGACGAGATGGCGGCCCGGATGGTCGAGCTTGGCACCAAGTGGCCGGGCTACCTGGGCCGCGAGTCCGTCGCCAGAGCCGATGGCCACGAACTGACGGTGATCTACTACGCCGACGCCGAGTCGATCGCCAGTTGGAAGGCCGACGTCGAGCACCTGGAGGCGCAACGGCTCGGACGCGAGCGCTGGTACGAGTACTACGACGTTCGGATCGCCCACGTCGAGCGCGCCTACAGTTTCAGAGCCTGA
- a CDS encoding DUF4386 domain-containing protein — translation MPALIRTARMTGLLYLGLAITGALGFLTIRPQLFAADDPGATLAHLVANESLARAGVALELLIVLTQALTALWFYRLFRTADSLAASGIAAFGLVNAVAVLGSAALLAAAVEVALNPVGDAATTVQLLYLVSGHLWGVGALFFGLWLIPMGSCVLRSRWMPRPLGWVLIIGGIGYVLSAFLGYLAPEARVVADALVYPATVGEFWMIIYLLARGVRRHALDQAPQAHAAAPASM, via the coding sequence ATGCCCGCGCTGATCCGCACTGCCCGCATGACCGGGTTGCTCTACCTCGGCCTCGCCATCACCGGCGCACTCGGATTCCTGACCATCCGGCCGCAACTATTCGCGGCCGACGATCCCGGTGCAACGCTGGCCCACCTGGTCGCGAACGAGTCGCTCGCGCGCGCCGGGGTCGCTCTTGAGCTGCTCATCGTCCTCACTCAGGCGCTCACCGCCCTATGGTTCTACCGCCTGTTCCGCACCGCAGACTCCCTTGCCGCCAGCGGCATCGCCGCCTTCGGCCTCGTCAACGCGGTCGCGGTCCTCGGCAGCGCGGCGCTGCTTGCGGCGGCGGTTGAGGTCGCGCTCAACCCGGTCGGCGACGCGGCAACGACCGTCCAACTCCTGTACCTGGTCAGCGGCCACCTATGGGGCGTGGGCGCGCTCTTCTTCGGCCTGTGGCTCATCCCCATGGGCTCCTGCGTGCTCCGCTCCAGGTGGATGCCGCGCCCACTGGGCTGGGTGCTCATCATCGGCGGCATCGGCTATGTACTCAGCGCGTTCCTCGGGTACCTCGCTCCCGAGGCAAGAGTTGTCGCTGACGCCCTTGTGTATCCCGCGACCGTGGGCGAGTTCTGGATGATCATCTACCTGCTGGCCCGCGGCGTCCGCCGTCACGCCCTCGACCAAGCGCCGCAGGCGCACGCGGCGGCACCCGCGTCGATGTGA
- a CDS encoding winged helix-turn-helix transcriptional regulator produces the protein MRSYSQYCSVAKALDVVGDRWTLLIVRELLARGPSRYTDLRSGLPGIATNLLADRLREMEAAGLVDREDAPPPVATTLFRLTDRGADLGAVIFELGRWGVPLMSDYRPDDAFRGQWLRLPVRMFLADHEPDQSPSSIQICAGDQTVVVDADAGQVSLRLGADPNADATITGPPPRILALFSGRLPLADAEEQGMQVTGSRKAIQRILPRGGDAARMQPSSTAEGKTP, from the coding sequence ATGCGCTCCTACAGCCAGTACTGCTCCGTGGCCAAAGCCCTCGATGTCGTCGGCGATCGATGGACGCTGCTGATCGTCCGCGAGCTCCTGGCCCGCGGTCCCTCCCGCTACACCGACCTGCGCTCCGGATTGCCGGGAATCGCCACCAACCTGCTCGCAGACCGTCTGCGCGAGATGGAGGCCGCCGGCCTCGTGGACCGCGAGGACGCCCCGCCCCCGGTCGCCACCACCTTGTTCCGGCTCACCGATCGCGGCGCCGATCTGGGGGCAGTGATCTTCGAGCTCGGCCGCTGGGGCGTGCCGCTGATGAGCGACTACCGGCCCGACGATGCCTTTCGGGGCCAATGGCTGCGCCTGCCTGTTCGGATGTTCCTCGCCGACCACGAACCCGACCAGTCCCCGTCCTCGATCCAGATCTGCGCCGGGGATCAGACGGTGGTGGTCGACGCCGACGCCGGCCAGGTCTCGCTCCGCCTGGGGGCCGACCCGAACGCCGATGCGACTATCACCGGCCCACCACCGCGCATCCTCGCCCTCTTCAGCGGCCGGCTCCCCCTCGCCGACGCAGAGGAACAAGGCATGCAGGTCACCGGGTCCCGAAAGGCCATCCAGCGCATCCTGCCCCGAGGCGGAGACGCCGCCCGCATGCAACCCTCCTCAACTGCTGAAGGGAAGACGCCGTAG
- a CDS encoding serine hydrolase domain-containing protein has protein sequence MTNSTTSMTTAGDGYDRSVLEADLKAIHAKGVSGLLAAVHTGRELLTARAGVADLASDRPIAYDSYFRMGSTAKTFTATVALQLVGEGRLSLDDTVDDWLPGMVRGNGNDGTKITVKQLLQQTSGLAEYMYDVPIWTTKDFLEHRYDSYTSQQLVAIAMRHEPKWLPGPDERRWSYSNTNYVLAGMIIEKVTGNERSREVMDRIIRPLGLDHTFSPGDDPRLPDPHPMGYTEFPGSAEPVETTEMNPTPFDAAGDLITTAADLVRFWQGLLGGELLKPAQLAAMKETVPAAEWDPVFPGAGYGLGIGQFQSSCGTYWGHAGNTPGHCTHSGFTEDGRRGMVLLTTLWVFNENALPTEKLINDAMDHLMCDTR, from the coding sequence ATGACGAATTCAACGACATCGATGACGACGGCAGGCGACGGATACGACCGATCGGTGCTGGAGGCCGACCTGAAGGCCATCCACGCGAAGGGAGTCTCCGGACTGCTCGCCGCCGTGCACACCGGCAGGGAACTGCTGACCGCTCGCGCCGGCGTGGCGGACCTCGCTTCCGATCGGCCGATCGCCTACGACAGTTACTTCCGGATGGGCAGCACGGCCAAGACGTTCACCGCCACCGTGGCACTCCAGCTTGTGGGCGAGGGACGGCTCTCGCTCGATGACACCGTCGACGACTGGCTCCCGGGCATGGTCCGCGGCAACGGCAACGACGGCACCAAGATCACCGTCAAGCAGCTACTCCAGCAGACCAGCGGGCTGGCCGAGTACATGTACGACGTTCCGATCTGGACGACGAAGGACTTCCTGGAACATCGGTACGACTCGTACACCTCGCAGCAGCTCGTGGCCATCGCCATGCGGCACGAGCCCAAATGGCTGCCCGGACCGGACGAGCGGCGCTGGAGCTACTCGAACACCAACTACGTCCTGGCCGGGATGATCATTGAGAAGGTCACCGGCAACGAGCGATCGCGGGAGGTGATGGACCGGATCATCCGTCCCCTTGGGCTGGATCACACCTTCTCCCCCGGGGACGATCCGCGGCTTCCGGATCCCCACCCGATGGGCTATACGGAGTTTCCCGGCAGCGCCGAGCCGGTGGAGACGACCGAGATGAACCCCACCCCGTTCGATGCCGCGGGCGATCTCATCACCACGGCGGCCGATCTCGTGCGGTTCTGGCAGGGACTGCTCGGGGGCGAGCTTCTCAAGCCCGCCCAGCTCGCGGCGATGAAGGAGACCGTTCCCGCTGCCGAATGGGATCCTGTCTTCCCCGGCGCAGGCTACGGCCTGGGCATCGGCCAGTTCCAGTCCTCCTGCGGCACGTACTGGGGTCACGCCGGCAACACTCCCGGGCACTGCACCCACAGCGGCTTCACCGAGGACGGCCGCCGTGGGATGGTCCTGCTCACGACGTTGTGGGTCTTCAACGAGAACGCGCTCCCCACCGAGAAACTCATCAACGACGCGATGGACCACCTGATGTGCGACACGAGATGA
- a CDS encoding DUF2690 domain-containing protein codes for MPTQACGGTTLGYDCHGKSPRMWGYWDSATAVIGSLKEITTKYGTAYLENWYSKTCGTNWARLKMPDSWSARLEILSREARLCHPAGCTSYNTTIPPLYTDMIFGMNTPVTAQAFIKLPSGEEKKVTTDTTAG; via the coding sequence ATGCCAACGCAGGCCTGCGGCGGCACCACCCTGGGCTACGACTGCCACGGCAAATCGCCACGCATGTGGGGCTACTGGGACTCCGCCACCGCCGTCATCGGCAGCCTCAAGGAGATCACCACCAAGTACGGCACGGCCTATCTGGAGAACTGGTACTCCAAGACGTGCGGCACGAACTGGGCCAGGCTGAAGATGCCCGACTCCTGGTCGGCCAGGCTCGAGATCCTCTCCAGGGAGGCCAGGCTCTGCCACCCGGCCGGCTGCACCAGCTACAACACCACCATCCCGCCCCTGTACACCGACATGATCTTCGGCATGAACACCCCCGTCACCGCCCAGGCCTTCATCAAACTGCCCTCGGGCGAAGAGAAGAAGGTAACCACAGACACCACGGCGGGGTGA
- a CDS encoding GNAT family N-acetyltransferase produces the protein MRDVDRLRGWPAALNEGPVGLRPLRLSDVRVWRETRLRNADWLRPWEPSNPETPLFRTGLGPYISMVGTLRREARQGLALPWVVTYEGRFAGQLTVGAIVWGSARSAQVGYWIDGALAGRGITPTALAMAVDHCFFTTGLHRLEANIRPENQASRRVVEKLGFREEGIRRRQLHIDGAWRDHICYALTVEDVPGGLLVQWRRARESAARGGSPVEEV, from the coding sequence ATGAGAGATGTGGATCGACTTCGTGGCTGGCCGGCGGCCCTCAACGAAGGCCCGGTAGGCCTCCGGCCGCTGCGGCTGAGCGACGTACGCGTGTGGCGCGAGACCAGGCTGCGCAATGCGGACTGGCTGCGTCCCTGGGAGCCGAGCAATCCTGAGACGCCCCTGTTCAGGACCGGGCTCGGCCCCTACATCTCCATGGTCGGCACCCTGCGGCGCGAGGCCAGGCAAGGGCTGGCGCTGCCGTGGGTGGTCACGTACGAGGGGCGCTTCGCGGGCCAGCTGACCGTGGGCGCGATCGTGTGGGGATCCGCCCGATCTGCCCAGGTCGGATACTGGATCGACGGCGCCCTGGCCGGCCGGGGGATCACCCCCACCGCCCTCGCCATGGCCGTCGACCATTGCTTCTTCACCACCGGATTGCATCGGCTAGAGGCGAACATCCGCCCCGAGAACCAAGCCAGCCGTAGGGTGGTTGAGAAGCTCGGATTCAGGGAAGAAGGCATTCGGCGTCGCCAACTCCACATTGACGGAGCCTGGCGCGACCACATTTGCTACGCGTTGACCGTCGAGGACGTGCCCGGCGGGCTGCTCGTGCAGTGGCGTCGCGCCCGCGAGTCGGCCGCTCGCGGGGGGTCTCCTGTCGAAGAGGTTTGA
- a CDS encoding MFS transporter, whose product MLALAVFISTLDVFIVNIAVPAIQTDFQHSTVADVSWVLNAYAIVFAALLVPAGKLGDVIGRRRVFAVGLAAFGLGSALCAVSPSLGFLIGARVLQGVGAAAVTPTSLGLLLPSIPPQRRAAAIGAWSALGAVGAASGPSLGGLLTQVSWHWIFIINVPLAAIALIGTYRVLPEIRDPARPPLPDGIGTLVLVAAVSLAALGLVQGHSWNWDGRVIGCFAGTVVLAAGFVARSRRHRAPVLELGIVRVPAFALSSLSAALFYAAFSAMLLANVLFLTGTWGYSVLQAGLALTPGPIAAAMFAPFAGKLAQRIGPGLVGGAGALLFGSGSVMWVALIGLEPTYWSRFFPAMLIAGSGVGLALPAFTIAATATLAPQKLGTGIGAQTMFRQIGSSLGVAAFVAIFGTPTVSTVIGAHNNTRWFMIASAAAAALALALIRHRHPGSPPTPGSMAATPNSADGWTSTQRGE is encoded by the coding sequence GTGCTGGCGCTGGCGGTGTTCATCTCCACCCTCGATGTGTTCATCGTCAACATCGCCGTCCCGGCCATCCAGACCGACTTCCAGCACTCCACTGTGGCCGACGTGTCCTGGGTTTTGAACGCCTATGCGATCGTCTTCGCCGCCCTGCTCGTGCCCGCAGGCAAGCTCGGCGACGTTATCGGCCGGCGACGGGTCTTCGCCGTTGGCCTGGCCGCGTTCGGCCTGGGTTCAGCCCTGTGCGCAGTCTCGCCGTCCCTTGGCTTCCTCATCGGCGCCCGCGTCCTGCAGGGAGTCGGAGCCGCCGCGGTCACCCCGACCTCGCTCGGCCTCTTGCTGCCCTCTATCCCACCGCAGCGCCGGGCCGCCGCGATAGGCGCCTGGTCCGCCCTAGGCGCGGTCGGCGCTGCCTCAGGCCCGTCGTTAGGCGGGCTGCTCACGCAGGTCAGCTGGCACTGGATCTTCATCATCAACGTTCCCCTCGCCGCGATCGCGCTCATCGGCACATACCGCGTGTTGCCCGAGATCCGCGACCCCGCCCGTCCGCCGCTGCCCGATGGCATCGGCACCCTCGTCCTGGTCGCCGCCGTCTCCCTCGCCGCGCTCGGCCTGGTCCAAGGCCACTCGTGGAACTGGGATGGGCGAGTCATCGGCTGCTTTGCCGGCACGGTTGTACTCGCCGCCGGGTTCGTCGCGCGCTCCCGGCGGCACCGCGCCCCGGTCCTGGAACTGGGCATCGTGCGCGTCCCGGCGTTCGCGCTGTCCAGCCTGTCAGCTGCCCTGTTCTATGCCGCGTTCTCGGCGATGCTGCTCGCCAATGTGCTGTTCCTCACCGGGACCTGGGGCTACTCGGTCCTGCAGGCCGGGTTGGCCCTGACTCCCGGACCCATCGCGGCCGCGATGTTCGCGCCGTTCGCCGGCAAGCTCGCGCAGCGCATCGGCCCAGGACTCGTCGGCGGTGCGGGCGCCTTGCTGTTCGGAAGCGGATCGGTGATGTGGGTCGCGCTCATAGGGCTCGAGCCCACCTACTGGTCCCGGTTCTTCCCCGCCATGCTCATCGCCGGTAGCGGAGTGGGCCTCGCGCTGCCCGCGTTCACGATCGCCGCAACCGCAACTCTGGCGCCGCAGAAGCTGGGCACCGGAATCGGCGCGCAAACCATGTTCCGCCAAATCGGTTCGTCCCTCGGTGTCGCCGCCTTCGTCGCCATCTTCGGTACCCCCACCGTGTCCACCGTGATCGGCGCCCACAACAACACCCGCTGGTTCATGATCGCTTCGGCGGCTGCCGCCGCCCTTGCCCTCGCCCTCATCCGACACCGACACCCCGGGTCCCCACCCACGCCAGGCAGCATGGCCGCCACGCCGAACTCGGCCGACGGCTGGACCAGCACCCAACGCGGTGAATAA